In the genome of Marispirochaeta sp., one region contains:
- the sufC gene encoding Fe-S cluster assembly ATPase SufC: MGPNGSGKSTLANVLMGHPKYEVTSGSVKLDGRELLEMEPDQRSLAGLFLAFQYPVEVPGLTVGKYLKRAAELRSMEEKLKVSSFIRELRETMDFLEMDQNFINRYLNEGFSGGEKKRMEILQMLTLKPVFAVLDETDSGLDIDALKVVARGVRRLSSPDFGSLVITHYQRILDYLKPDFVHVMYNGRIVVSGGGELATTLEERGYDWIREEHSGEVYNG, translated from the coding sequence ATGGGTCCCAACGGATCAGGCAAGAGTACGCTGGCAAATGTGCTGATGGGGCATCCCAAGTACGAGGTAACCAGCGGATCGGTCAAGCTTGACGGCCGTGAACTCCTGGAAATGGAGCCGGACCAGCGTTCCCTGGCGGGGCTCTTTCTGGCTTTTCAATATCCCGTGGAGGTTCCCGGGCTGACTGTGGGAAAATACCTGAAACGGGCTGCAGAACTGCGCAGCATGGAAGAAAAACTCAAGGTCTCCAGCTTTATCCGGGAACTTCGGGAAACCATGGATTTTCTGGAGATGGACCAGAACTTTATCAACCGCTATTTAAACGAAGGCTTCTCCGGGGGAGAGAAAAAGCGCATGGAGATTCTGCAGATGCTCACCCTGAAGCCGGTCTTTGCCGTGCTGGACGAGACCGACTCCGGCCTGGACATCGACGCCCTCAAGGTCGTTGCCCGGGGAGTTCGCCGCCTTTCGAGTCCCGATTTCGGCTCCCTGGTTATTACCCACTATCAGCGCATTCTGGATTATTTAAAGCCCGACTTTGTGCATGTTATGTACAACGGCAGGATTGTCGTCTCCGGTGGAGGAGAACTGGCAACCACCCTGGAAGAACGGGGTTACGACTGGATCCGGGAGGAACACAGCGGGGAGGTATATAATGGCTGA
- the sufB gene encoding Fe-S cluster assembly protein SufB, whose product MAETEHVGVEDYRFGFNFPDASVYTTGKGLNEEVVREISRQKSEPEWMLNYRLRALEAFRRKSMPNWGADLKAIDFDKIIYYARPTEKQSRRWEDLPESIRETYDRIGIPEAERKFLAGVGAQYDSEVVYHNLKKELEARGVIFSDPETAVREHPEIVRKYFGTVIPYGDNKFAALNSAVWSGGSFIYVPRGVKVDIPLQAYFRINLENFGQFERTLIIADEGSFVHYIEGCTAPVYTTDSLHSAVVEIIALPGSRVRYSTIQNWSTDVYNLVTKRAVAHENATVEWVDGNIGSKRTMKYPSVYLMGEGAHGEVLSIAFAGNGQEQDTGGKMVHMASNTTSTITSKSISKGSGTASYRGLLKVAPGLNNIKSRVVCDALLLNDESATNTYPYMEIESDDVSIEHEARVSRIGEDQLFYLQSRGFNEEEASGLIVNGFLDPLVKQLPMEYAVELNKLIELEMEGSVG is encoded by the coding sequence ATGGCTGAAACTGAACATGTCGGTGTAGAGGATTACCGTTTCGGTTTTAACTTTCCCGACGCCTCGGTCTATACCACGGGGAAAGGCCTGAACGAAGAGGTGGTACGGGAGATATCCCGCCAGAAAAGTGAACCTGAGTGGATGCTGAACTATCGGCTCAGGGCACTGGAGGCATTCAGACGAAAGTCCATGCCCAACTGGGGTGCAGACCTTAAGGCCATCGATTTTGACAAGATTATCTACTATGCCCGGCCTACGGAAAAGCAGAGCCGCAGATGGGAGGACCTTCCCGAATCAATCCGGGAGACCTATGACCGTATCGGGATCCCCGAGGCGGAGCGCAAGTTTCTGGCAGGGGTCGGGGCACAGTACGACTCCGAGGTGGTCTACCACAACCTGAAAAAGGAGCTGGAAGCCAGGGGAGTTATCTTTTCCGACCCCGAAACAGCAGTACGGGAACATCCGGAGATTGTCCGCAAGTACTTCGGCACCGTAATCCCGTACGGGGACAACAAGTTCGCGGCACTTAACTCGGCTGTATGGTCCGGGGGCAGCTTTATCTATGTCCCCAGGGGGGTTAAAGTTGATATTCCACTGCAGGCGTACTTCCGCATCAACCTGGAAAACTTCGGCCAGTTCGAACGCACCCTGATCATCGCCGATGAAGGAAGCTTTGTACACTATATCGAAGGCTGTACCGCTCCGGTATACACTACCGACTCCCTGCACAGCGCCGTTGTGGAGATTATCGCCCTGCCCGGATCGAGGGTGCGCTATTCCACCATCCAGAACTGGTCCACCGATGTCTATAACCTGGTAACCAAACGCGCAGTTGCTCATGAAAACGCGACTGTGGAGTGGGTGGACGGCAACATCGGCTCCAAGCGCACCATGAAATACCCCTCAGTCTATCTTATGGGAGAAGGAGCCCACGGCGAGGTCCTTTCCATCGCCTTTGCCGGCAACGGTCAGGAGCAGGATACGGGGGGAAAGATGGTCCACATGGCCTCCAACACCACGTCGACCATAACCTCCAAATCGATCAGCAAAGGCTCCGGCACAGCCAGTTACCGGGGGCTCCTGAAGGTGGCTCCGGGGCTGAACAATATCAAGTCCCGGGTTGTCTGCGATGCACTGCTTCTGAATGACGAGAGCGCCACCAACACCTATCCCTACATGGAGATCGAGTCCGACGACGTCTCTATCGAGCACGAAGCCCGGGTCAGCCGTATAGGCGAGGACCAGCTCTTCTATCTGCAAAGCCGGGGCTTCAATGAGGAGGAGGCCTCGGGACTGATCGTCAACGGGTTTCTGGATCCCCTGGTTAAGCAGCTTCCCATGGAGTACGCGGTGGAACTGAATAAACTGATAGAGCTGGAAATGGAAGGGTCGGTAGGATGA
- a CDS encoding SufD family Fe-S cluster assembly protein, producing MRHDRGNSLVQQTTSVSAIRKKGEQRFREMNWPGPADELWRRTDISAIDFESFTPGSSSVQFGSPVSADFALELYHDRNGDTPLSEDASISLASRAAGSRDRVEALHYSRINNGFTLRIPADRRIEEPLVLRFSGGGPGTHEALFGHVLVEEGSTAEVYILLEDSKAAGSLRTAGIHFEVGRGSTLKAAVIQDLSLESSHFAFHSAAVNRDGNFTFSEIDLGAALSVSAPVFNTLGEGSQVDITGLYAAAAGQHKNMRPVQRHAEPHGSSNSLYKGALLPGGRTIFQGLIRVEPGAVKTDAYLSNKNLLLADGARADSIPSLQILNNDVRCTHGSTTGKLNPEQVFYLQSRGFSSDEAKRMLLWSFYDDALGKLPDAVADTVRERLMRHPLFTGEET from the coding sequence ATGAGACACGACAGAGGAAACAGCCTTGTACAGCAGACCACATCCGTATCCGCGATCCGCAAGAAGGGTGAACAGCGTTTCAGGGAAATGAACTGGCCGGGACCGGCGGACGAACTGTGGCGCCGGACCGACATATCCGCTATTGATTTTGAATCCTTTACCCCCGGCTCCTCATCAGTGCAATTCGGGTCTCCGGTGTCTGCGGATTTCGCACTGGAACTATACCACGACAGGAATGGAGATACCCCGCTCTCCGAAGATGCCTCCATTAGTCTCGCATCGCGGGCCGCAGGAAGCCGGGACAGGGTTGAGGCTTTGCACTACAGCAGGATCAACAACGGCTTTACCCTGCGCATTCCTGCGGACAGGCGGATTGAAGAGCCCCTGGTACTGCGCTTTTCCGGCGGCGGTCCCGGAACTCACGAAGCCCTCTTCGGCCACGTTCTGGTTGAGGAGGGGAGCACGGCAGAGGTCTATATTTTGCTGGAAGATTCAAAGGCCGCAGGCAGTCTGCGCACCGCAGGAATCCATTTCGAAGTCGGCCGGGGAAGTACGCTTAAAGCAGCGGTAATACAGGACCTTTCCCTGGAGTCCAGCCATTTTGCCTTCCATTCTGCCGCTGTGAACCGGGATGGAAACTTTACATTCTCCGAGATAGACCTGGGAGCAGCCTTGAGCGTAAGCGCTCCGGTTTTCAACACTCTGGGAGAGGGTTCCCAGGTGGATATTACCGGACTCTATGCAGCAGCTGCGGGGCAGCACAAGAATATGAGGCCGGTTCAGCGGCATGCTGAACCCCACGGAAGCAGCAACAGCCTGTACAAGGGGGCCCTGCTGCCGGGAGGACGAACGATCTTTCAGGGACTGATCCGGGTAGAGCCCGGGGCCGTCAAGACTGACGCCTATCTCTCCAACAAAAACCTGCTCCTTGCCGACGGGGCCAGGGCGGATTCCATTCCATCCCTGCAGATCCTGAACAACGACGTACGCTGTACCCACGGATCCACTACGGGTAAGCTGAATCCCGAGCAGGTGTTCTATCTTCAGAGCCGCGGGTTCAGCAGTGATGAAGCAAAGCGGATGCTTTTATGGAGTTTCTACGACGACGCTCTGGGCAAGCTTCCGGATGCGGTGGCTGACACGGTACGGGAGCGCCTTATGCGGCATCCCCTCTTTACAGGCGAAGAAACCTAG
- a CDS encoding non-heme iron oxygenase ferredoxin subunit has protein sequence MPRWKPAVKEDQFRNSTRVEIDGKAYALFRLEDGIYALDDICSHEYSRLSEGEIWDGEVYCPKHGSRFDIRNGQVRSFPAMVPVSSYPVRIEEGTVYIDVEGRK, from the coding sequence ATGCCACGATGGAAACCGGCAGTTAAGGAAGATCAGTTCCGCAACAGTACCAGGGTAGAGATAGACGGGAAGGCCTACGCCCTCTTCCGTCTTGAAGACGGCATCTACGCCCTGGACGACATCTGTTCCCACGAGTACTCCCGCCTCTCCGAGGGCGAGATCTGGGACGGCGAGGTCTACTGTCCCAAACACGGTTCCCGCTTTGACATCCGCAATGGCCAGGTACGCTCTTTCCCCGCCATGGTACCGGTAAGCAGTTACCCGGTGCGAATCGAGGAAGGAACAGTTTACATTGATGTGGAGGGCCGGAAATGA
- a CDS encoding cysteine desulfurase: MKEPVMELTETDIRYEFPVLRSYPDMVYLDSGATTQKPESVLRRIDRYYRLENANVHRGIHALGEAATEAYEGSRDRVFKFINASRREEIVFTGGTTDAINLVASGFRESLLKPGKKILLSGMEHHANLVPWQLAAQRSGAELDFIPVSDDGSLELEDLEARLNNKVAIVALTQVSNVLGTVNPIDRIIDTAHSMGIPVLIDAAQSISRIPVDVQQLKADFLVFSGHKVYGPTGTGVLYGREEWLDRLPPYRGGGDMIDTVDLHTSTWNTLPYKFEAGTPNISGAAGLGAALEWLDRRDVRRVGEHEELLTEILRSRLEELSWIKMLPAPEGARTGLVSFTIDGIHHYDAAQVLDKKGFALRSGHHCAQPLHRRFGLEGSLRASFGAYNRESEIDRLLDALHDTRRFLS, translated from the coding sequence ATGAAGGAGCCCGTGATGGAACTGACAGAAACCGACATCCGCTATGAGTTTCCCGTTCTGCGCAGCTATCCGGATATGGTCTATCTGGACAGCGGAGCAACGACACAGAAACCCGAGTCCGTACTGCGAAGGATAGACCGCTACTATCGTCTGGAAAACGCCAACGTTCATCGAGGTATCCACGCCCTGGGCGAGGCTGCTACCGAGGCCTACGAAGGATCCCGGGACAGGGTGTTCAAGTTTATTAATGCATCCAGACGGGAAGAAATAGTGTTTACCGGGGGAACAACCGACGCCATTAACCTGGTAGCATCAGGCTTTCGGGAGTCCCTGCTCAAACCCGGTAAAAAGATACTCCTCAGCGGCATGGAGCATCACGCGAACCTGGTCCCCTGGCAGCTGGCGGCACAGCGCAGCGGAGCTGAACTGGATTTTATTCCCGTTTCCGATGACGGGTCCCTGGAGCTGGAAGACCTTGAAGCCAGGCTGAACAACAAGGTCGCCATTGTTGCCCTGACACAGGTATCCAACGTACTTGGGACGGTGAATCCAATCGACCGGATAATAGATACGGCCCACTCGATGGGTATCCCGGTTCTGATTGACGCCGCCCAGAGCATCTCCCGTATTCCTGTTGACGTACAGCAGCTCAAGGCCGATTTTCTTGTCTTCTCCGGCCATAAGGTCTACGGCCCCACCGGTACCGGTGTGCTTTACGGCAGAGAGGAATGGCTCGACCGCCTCCCCCCGTACCGGGGCGGCGGGGATATGATCGATACGGTGGATCTGCATACATCGACCTGGAACACCCTGCCCTACAAGTTTGAAGCCGGGACGCCTAATATTTCCGGGGCGGCGGGGCTGGGAGCAGCCCTTGAATGGCTTGATCGCCGTGATGTACGGCGGGTCGGTGAACATGAAGAACTGCTCACCGAAATACTGCGATCCCGCCTGGAGGAACTTTCCTGGATAAAAATGCTCCCCGCCCCGGAAGGAGCACGAACCGGACTCGTCTCATTTACGATAGACGGGATTCACCACTACGACGCGGCTCAAGTCCTGGATAAAAAGGGCTTCGCCCTGCGGTCCGGTCATCACTGCGCCCAGCCCCTGCATCGTCGTTTTGGCCTGGAGGGCTCTTTACGGGCGAGCTTCGGCGCGTATAACCGGGAATCGGAGATCGACAGGCTGCTGGATGCGCTGCACGATACCCGCAGGTTTCTGTCCTGA
- a CDS encoding class I SAM-dependent methyltransferase, translating into MTEDAASALRGVEKTMLLPLWGRYSESIKEHGLLHDSACVRIVESLGIDFSRVSSEQLNMSRLAWVARALNVDREMRGITEKGGVLTVLNLGCGLDTAFDGFASDSVRWYDIDLPGVIALKKRLFKESDRYRLVPGSVLDESTYRKIEIKGRPVVMAVGLLYYFNADEVTQLLEIIVRRFGQAEMILEYCSARGLEMGNRLVLKNRSDSIMKWSIESADALYALSKTVRGVESYPLFHHVVPLLRGEEARQAAMSDQLAIMSFAKLFLQQT; encoded by the coding sequence ATGACAGAAGATGCAGCTTCTGCACTGAGAGGAGTGGAAAAAACCATGCTGCTTCCGCTTTGGGGACGTTACTCGGAGAGTATCAAGGAACACGGTCTGCTGCATGACAGTGCATGTGTTCGGATAGTTGAATCTCTGGGGATCGACTTCTCGAGGGTTTCTTCGGAGCAGCTTAATATGAGCCGCCTGGCCTGGGTGGCGAGGGCCCTCAATGTGGATCGGGAAATGAGAGGTATCACGGAAAAAGGTGGCGTTTTAACGGTGCTCAATCTTGGCTGCGGACTGGACACGGCCTTCGATGGCTTCGCATCGGATTCGGTCCGCTGGTATGATATCGATCTTCCAGGGGTAATAGCTTTAAAGAAGCGGCTTTTTAAGGAATCCGATCGATACAGGCTTGTGCCGGGTTCTGTCCTTGATGAAAGCACCTATCGAAAGATTGAAATCAAGGGCCGGCCTGTGGTCATGGCTGTCGGGCTTCTTTACTATTTCAATGCTGATGAAGTTACGCAGTTACTGGAGATCATTGTCCGCCGCTTCGGTCAGGCTGAAATGATTCTGGAATACTGCTCTGCCAGGGGTCTTGAGATGGGGAACCGGCTGGTTCTCAAAAACCGTTCGGATTCTATCATGAAGTGGTCCATTGAAAGTGCCGATGCTCTCTATGCCCTTTCAAAAACGGTTCGCGGGGTTGAGTCGTATCCTCTGTTTCATCATGTTGTTCCTCTGCTCAGGGGAGAAGAGGCCCGGCAGGCGGCGATGTCTGATCAACTCGCCATAATGTCCTTTGCAAAGCTGTTTCTGCAGCAGACCTGA
- a CDS encoding helix-turn-helix domain-containing protein — protein sequence MGMSNREKIYRTACSLFSAHGYRNVSLRDIASKIPIRASSIYNHFPEKAAILDEVVLRFRQELRALGMNDVPENLNEILIRNGPEAVLSDLMLAPVDLLQNEKFIDSIRIVTRGQYFHEGVREFLYDEFFFRPRKLVSSVLERIRMLGWRFDCSTDFLTAELLAPVAANFYERSLQKENRHFDSGRIRDALRHHVHFIWRAASMENAGEES from the coding sequence ATGGGAATGTCTAACCGTGAAAAGATTTACCGGACAGCCTGTTCACTGTTCTCCGCACACGGTTATAGAAATGTCTCATTACGGGACATTGCATCGAAGATACCCATCAGAGCCAGTTCCATCTATAATCATTTCCCGGAAAAAGCCGCTATTCTGGATGAAGTAGTGCTGAGGTTCAGACAGGAACTCAGAGCCCTGGGCATGAATGATGTTCCTGAGAATCTCAATGAAATTCTGATCCGGAACGGTCCCGAGGCTGTTCTTTCAGACCTGATGCTTGCTCCTGTTGATCTGCTTCAGAATGAAAAATTTATTGACAGTATACGGATTGTAACCAGGGGCCAGTATTTTCACGAAGGAGTTCGTGAATTTCTGTATGATGAGTTTTTTTTCCGTCCGCGGAAGCTGGTAAGTTCGGTGTTGGAGCGGATCCGGATGCTTGGATGGCGTTTTGATTGTTCCACAGATTTTCTCACTGCGGAACTGCTGGCCCCCGTGGCGGCGAACTTTTATGAACGAAGTCTTCAGAAAGAAAACAGACATTTCGATTCCGGGCGGATTCGCGATGCCCTCAGACATCATGTACATTTCATCTGGCGTGCCGCTTCGATGGAAAATGCCGGGGAGGAATCATGA
- a CDS encoding SDR family oxidoreductase, giving the protein MKVLFIGGTGNISTPCSQALLRRGVELIHLNRGSSSPDFPEGKVRSIHCDVNDEAALTQALEKESFDVVVDWIAFRPEQVRRDIRLFAGKTGHYIFISSASAYRKPLLHPVITESTPVANPFWDYSQQKILCERELMQAWEETGFPVTIVRPSHTYGESWIISSFGSRDYTVAGRMLAGKKIPVHGDGQSLWVLTHADDFATGFAGLVGNPQAIGEAYHITSDEILTWDRIHELLASALGVEADIVHLPLDFIEKHAPDFGPGLRGDKAYSVIFDNSKIRAAVPDFQPRICYAEGVRRSIEYLDEHPEKKIVDAEKDALLDRMIGDYLKLFSVS; this is encoded by the coding sequence ATGAAGGTCCTTTTTATCGGCGGTACCGGTAATATATCCACTCCCTGCTCGCAGGCGCTCCTGCGCCGGGGGGTCGAGCTTATCCATCTTAACCGGGGAAGCAGTTCACCGGATTTCCCCGAGGGAAAGGTCCGGAGCATACACTGCGATGTAAACGATGAGGCTGCCCTGACACAGGCTCTGGAGAAAGAAAGCTTCGATGTGGTGGTGGACTGGATTGCCTTTCGGCCGGAACAGGTCCGGCGGGATATCCGCCTCTTTGCCGGAAAAACCGGGCACTACATTTTTATCAGCTCCGCCTCCGCGTACCGTAAACCCCTGCTGCATCCGGTAATTACCGAGTCGACGCCTGTGGCGAACCCTTTCTGGGACTACTCGCAGCAGAAAATACTGTGCGAGAGGGAACTTATGCAGGCCTGGGAAGAGACCGGCTTTCCCGTAACCATCGTACGCCCCTCCCACACCTACGGCGAGAGCTGGATCATCTCCAGCTTCGGGTCCCGGGATTATACGGTAGCCGGCCGCATGCTGGCGGGTAAAAAAATTCCCGTTCACGGGGACGGGCAGAGCCTCTGGGTTTTAACCCATGCTGACGACTTTGCAACAGGCTTTGCGGGACTCGTCGGGAATCCCCAGGCCATCGGTGAGGCCTACCATATTACCTCTGACGAGATTCTCACCTGGGACCGGATCCATGAACTGCTGGCTTCGGCTCTGGGTGTGGAAGCGGATATAGTTCACCTGCCCCTGGATTTTATCGAAAAGCACGCCCCGGATTTCGGCCCCGGACTGCGGGGAGACAAGGCTTACAGCGTTATCTTCGACAACAGCAAGATCAGGGCGGCTGTTCCGGACTTTCAGCCCCGTATTTGCTACGCTGAAGGGGTGCGGCGCTCAATCGAGTATCTTGATGAACATCCGGAAAAGAAGATAGTGGATGCCGAAAAAGACGCTCTGCTGGATCGAATGATCGGAGACTACCTTAAGCTTTTTTCAGTGTCCTGA
- a CDS encoding diacylglycerol kinase family protein: MRKFDNAVFLINPNRFPGYSRKLKKILNIYGTSHVVECDKPEEFRKEVEAFAAGSKQFLLIWGGDGTANFAINAYMSASGRTLTKTKALGFLRGGSGNGIQDSYEVPVTIRAQVRSYLEGMEQGFIQPVDLIRVDDGRTSVYCQLLGIGLDAKVLEYREGAGGGRPGILNYIFASLRSWYKDFYPLRGLKKLQMEEGKYAFKGPRSNAEFPFDSFTRETRSPLIEIATRPYYAKMFKIAPDVVCNSGFMDIYSFNFLYRRELLFNIFDIWNGWHRRINRHQAKRGRPVIERYEVKRVAFSMSKPFSYHVDGELRYCDTADADGQCTLKCTIVPSAVNFLVPDSFYRKFHPF, translated from the coding sequence ATGCGCAAGTTCGATAATGCTGTTTTTCTTATAAACCCGAATCGTTTTCCCGGGTATTCCCGAAAACTGAAAAAAATCCTGAATATCTATGGTACCTCCCATGTTGTGGAATGTGATAAACCAGAAGAATTCCGTAAAGAGGTAGAAGCTTTTGCTGCCGGATCAAAGCAGTTTTTGTTAATATGGGGCGGTGATGGAACGGCAAACTTTGCTATAAACGCCTATATGTCTGCCTCCGGCAGGACATTGACTAAAACCAAAGCCCTGGGATTCTTACGCGGGGGCAGCGGAAACGGAATTCAGGATTCATACGAAGTCCCTGTTACAATACGAGCTCAGGTGCGCTCGTATCTGGAAGGCATGGAACAAGGTTTTATACAGCCTGTGGACCTGATTCGAGTCGATGATGGACGTACCTCGGTTTACTGTCAACTCCTCGGTATAGGACTCGATGCCAAGGTTCTTGAATATCGGGAAGGAGCAGGCGGCGGTCGTCCGGGAATACTGAATTATATTTTCGCTTCGCTGCGTTCCTGGTATAAGGATTTCTACCCTTTGAGGGGATTGAAAAAACTGCAGATGGAAGAAGGAAAGTACGCTTTCAAAGGACCGCGCAGTAACGCCGAGTTCCCCTTCGATTCTTTTACCAGAGAAACCCGCTCGCCCTTAATCGAGATTGCGACCCGACCCTATTACGCAAAGATGTTCAAGATTGCTCCGGATGTTGTCTGCAACAGCGGTTTCATGGACATCTACAGCTTCAACTTTTTGTATAGACGGGAGCTCCTGTTTAATATCTTTGATATCTGGAACGGCTGGCACCGCAGGATAAACCGGCATCAGGCGAAAAGAGGCCGACCGGTTATAGAGCGCTATGAGGTCAAGCGTGTAGCTTTTTCGATGTCGAAGCCCTTTTCGTATCATGTAGACGGTGAATTACGGTACTGCGATACAGCAGATGCGGATGGACAATGCACGTTAAAGTGCACGATCGTTCCATCGGCAGTTAACTTTCTTGTTCCCGACAGCTTCTACCGAAAATTCCACCCCTTTTAA
- a CDS encoding lysophospholipid acyltransferase family protein yields the protein MVRSVLFLLLYLVTTTLMFPVALFSVVFRLFRLHKLERRYINLMASFLSWFYIVTAGSRVEVRGRENTEGLQDKAVCVVSNHQGIADIPVIVLSLPFYVGFIAKRELLYFPWVGIMMWAIRCVPIKRTSPRSAIKAIEKGVENIKKGFPMLIFPEGTRSRGDKMNPFKKGSLKLATRSRAIILPVTVQGSYRALEEKGKLTPARISLTFHEPIDTSDMDKEELSTLYAQGRNRGSLRAGGRKPCSLNCRKPAKYRAKDSGAGLLTRAWTSSSGIRAKVGLSGGVSSVTVRMIRKKENGLSPGRKKAGTAMRR from the coding sequence ATGGTTCGATCTGTTCTATTCCTGCTGCTGTATCTGGTTACAACGACTCTGATGTTTCCGGTGGCATTATTTTCGGTCGTTTTCAGACTCTTTCGTCTGCATAAACTCGAGCGGCGTTATATTAACCTGATGGCCAGTTTCCTGTCGTGGTTCTACATTGTCACCGCAGGATCAAGAGTCGAAGTCCGGGGGCGGGAAAACACCGAAGGTTTGCAGGACAAAGCAGTCTGTGTTGTCAGCAACCACCAGGGAATCGCCGATATCCCGGTTATTGTACTTTCTCTTCCTTTTTATGTCGGGTTTATTGCAAAACGGGAGCTCCTGTATTTTCCCTGGGTAGGCATTATGATGTGGGCTATCCGCTGTGTACCCATCAAGCGTACCAGTCCCCGTTCTGCGATCAAGGCGATAGAGAAGGGGGTGGAAAACATCAAAAAGGGTTTTCCCATGCTCATCTTTCCCGAAGGGACCCGCAGTCGGGGGGACAAAATGAACCCTTTCAAAAAGGGCAGTCTCAAGCTTGCTACCAGGTCCAGGGCTATAATCCTTCCGGTTACCGTACAGGGCAGTTACCGGGCTCTGGAAGAGAAGGGTAAACTCACGCCAGCGCGTATCTCTCTTACCTTTCATGAACCAATTGATACATCAGATATGGACAAAGAAGAATTATCAACGCTGTATGCGCAGGGTCGAAACCGTGGTTCGCTCCGGGCTGGAGGCAGGAAGCCATGCTCTCTGAACTGTCGGAAGCCCGCCAAATACCGGGCGAAGGATTCCGGCGCTGGTTTACTGACGAGAGCATGGACCTCATCGTCTGGTATACGCGCAAAGGTGGGGCTGTCCGGGGGGGTCAGCTCTGTTACGGTAAGGATGATCCGGAAAAAGGAGAACGGGCTCTCACCTGGACGGAAGAAGGCGGGTACCGCCATGAGAAGGTAG